A region from the Sandaracinus amylolyticus genome encodes:
- a CDS encoding type I restriction endonuclease subunit R: MSIPGIAESHVEELALELFAALGYEVQHGPDIAPGEPSAERASYADVVLVGRLEEAIRRLNPHASEAAIREARRTLLLGDAPTLIENNRRAHALMRDGVEIEVAHEGGEVRGERLRVIYPAPEGNDWVVVNQLTVIEGQANRRPDLVVYVNGLPLAVIELKNPTDEAATTRAAFQQLQTYKKQVPSLFQFNELLVVSDGIGARMGTLTGSWERFAPWRTVDGVEVAAPGELEMRTLLEGVFEKERFLDLVRGFVVFEDDDGGVIKKVAGYHQFHAVRTAVAQTVRATSSAGDRKVGVVWHTQGSGKSLTMAFYAGKVVQHPDMENPTLVVITDRNDLDDQLFGTFARCRDLFRQTPVQARDRTHLRELLQVASGGVVFTTIQKFLPEEGGDGVPSLSARRNIVVIADEAHRSQYGFASRLVQRDGGGHLVAGFAQHMRDALPNASFIGFTGTPVEATDKNTRAVFGDYISVYDIQRAVEDGATVPIYYESRLAKLELNDALKPVLDDGFEQLTEAEEESRKERLKSKWAALEAVVGDPKRVKMIAEDLVAHFEARVAAIDGKAMIVCMSRRICVDMYEALCALRPEWRADGDDAAGAIKVIMTGSASDPESWQPHIRSKTRLKALAERFKKPADPLKIVIVRDMWLTGFDAPCMHTLYVDKPMQGHGLMQAIARVNRVFRDKPGGLVVDYLGLADSLRRALATYTESGGQGEATVDLDEAVEVMLEKLEISRDLFHGFDYSKFFTGTPVERLKILPAAQNHVFGIEDGSDRLVKVVTELSKAYALAASRNEAIAVRDEVAFFQAVKAAVVKTTGGAPGGKSEADVEHAIRQIVSQAIVTDGVIDVFAAAGLKKPDISILSEEFLAEVKELPQKNLAVELLRKLLNDELKLRRKKNLVQSQAFSEKLEQTIFRYRNRAIETVQVIEELLEIAREVKAAHQRGEKLGLTDDELAFYDALETNDSAVAVLGDAVLAKIARELTQTIRGSVTIDWTMKETVRAKLRTLVRRKLRQCGYPPDKTETAVETIIRQAELLAANWAA, encoded by the coding sequence ATGAGCATCCCGGGCATCGCCGAGTCGCACGTCGAGGAGCTGGCGCTCGAGCTCTTCGCGGCGCTCGGGTACGAGGTTCAGCACGGGCCGGACATCGCGCCCGGCGAGCCAAGCGCGGAGCGCGCGTCGTACGCCGACGTGGTGCTGGTCGGCCGCTTGGAAGAGGCCATCCGCCGGCTCAACCCGCACGCGAGCGAGGCGGCGATTCGCGAGGCGCGGCGCACGCTCCTGCTCGGCGACGCGCCGACGCTGATCGAGAACAACCGGCGCGCCCACGCGCTCATGCGGGACGGAGTGGAGATCGAGGTCGCGCACGAGGGCGGCGAGGTCCGCGGCGAGCGGCTGCGCGTGATTTATCCGGCGCCCGAGGGCAACGACTGGGTGGTCGTCAACCAGCTCACGGTGATCGAGGGGCAGGCGAACCGGCGGCCCGACCTCGTAGTGTACGTGAACGGGCTGCCGCTCGCGGTGATCGAGCTGAAGAACCCCACCGACGAGGCCGCGACGACGCGCGCCGCGTTCCAGCAGCTCCAGACCTACAAGAAGCAGGTCCCCTCGCTCTTCCAGTTCAACGAGCTGCTCGTCGTCTCCGACGGCATCGGCGCGCGCATGGGCACGCTCACCGGCTCGTGGGAGCGCTTCGCGCCCTGGCGCACGGTGGACGGCGTCGAGGTCGCCGCGCCCGGCGAGCTGGAGATGCGGACGCTGCTCGAGGGCGTGTTCGAGAAGGAGCGCTTCCTCGATCTCGTGCGCGGATTCGTGGTGTTCGAGGACGACGACGGCGGCGTGATCAAGAAGGTCGCGGGCTACCACCAGTTCCACGCGGTGCGCACCGCGGTCGCGCAGACGGTGCGCGCGACGTCGTCGGCGGGCGACCGCAAGGTGGGCGTCGTCTGGCACACCCAGGGCTCGGGCAAGAGCCTCACGATGGCGTTCTACGCCGGCAAGGTGGTCCAGCACCCTGACATGGAGAACCCGACGCTCGTCGTGATCACTGATCGCAACGATCTCGACGATCAGCTCTTCGGCACCTTCGCGCGCTGCCGCGACCTCTTCCGCCAGACGCCGGTGCAGGCGAGGGATCGGACGCACCTGCGAGAGCTCCTCCAGGTCGCGTCCGGCGGCGTGGTGTTCACCACGATCCAGAAGTTCCTGCCCGAGGAAGGCGGCGACGGCGTGCCGAGCCTCTCGGCGCGCCGGAACATCGTGGTGATCGCCGACGAGGCGCACCGCAGCCAGTACGGCTTCGCGTCGCGGCTGGTGCAGCGGGACGGCGGCGGGCACCTCGTCGCGGGCTTCGCGCAGCACATGCGCGACGCGCTGCCGAACGCGTCGTTCATCGGCTTCACCGGCACGCCGGTCGAGGCGACCGACAAGAACACGCGCGCGGTCTTCGGCGACTACATCTCGGTCTACGACATCCAGCGCGCGGTCGAGGACGGAGCGACGGTCCCGATCTATTACGAGAGCCGGCTCGCGAAGCTCGAGCTGAACGACGCGCTCAAGCCGGTGCTCGACGACGGGTTCGAGCAGCTCACCGAGGCCGAAGAGGAGTCGCGCAAGGAGCGGCTCAAGTCGAAGTGGGCCGCGCTCGAGGCGGTGGTCGGCGATCCCAAGCGCGTGAAGATGATCGCCGAGGACCTGGTCGCGCACTTCGAGGCGCGCGTCGCCGCGATCGACGGCAAGGCGATGATCGTCTGCATGTCGCGCCGCATCTGCGTCGACATGTACGAGGCGCTCTGCGCGCTGCGGCCCGAGTGGCGCGCGGACGGCGACGACGCGGCGGGCGCGATCAAGGTGATCATGACGGGCTCGGCCTCGGACCCCGAGAGCTGGCAGCCGCACATCCGAAGCAAGACGCGCCTCAAGGCGCTGGCCGAGCGCTTCAAGAAGCCGGCGGACCCGCTGAAGATCGTCATCGTGCGCGACATGTGGCTCACGGGGTTCGACGCGCCGTGCATGCACACGCTCTACGTCGACAAGCCGATGCAGGGGCACGGGCTCATGCAGGCGATCGCGCGCGTGAACCGCGTCTTCCGCGACAAGCCGGGCGGCCTCGTCGTCGACTATCTGGGTCTCGCCGACAGCCTGCGCCGCGCGCTCGCGACGTACACCGAGAGCGGCGGCCAAGGCGAGGCGACGGTCGATCTCGACGAAGCGGTCGAGGTGATGCTCGAGAAGCTCGAGATCAGCCGCGACCTCTTCCACGGCTTCGACTACTCGAAGTTCTTCACCGGAACGCCAGTCGAGCGACTGAAGATCCTACCCGCCGCGCAGAACCACGTCTTCGGCATCGAGGACGGCAGCGATCGTCTGGTGAAGGTCGTCACCGAGCTGTCGAAGGCGTACGCGCTTGCGGCCTCGCGCAACGAAGCGATCGCGGTGCGCGACGAGGTTGCGTTCTTCCAGGCCGTGAAGGCGGCCGTGGTGAAGACGACCGGCGGCGCGCCGGGAGGGAAATCCGAGGCCGACGTCGAGCACGCGATCCGCCAGATCGTCTCGCAGGCGATCGTGACCGACGGCGTGATCGATGTGTTCGCCGCGGCCGGGCTCAAGAAGCCGGACATCTCGATTCTCTCCGAAGAGTTCCTCGCCGAGGTGAAGGAGCTGCCACAGAAGAACCTCGCGGTGGAGCTCCTGCGCAAGCTGCTCAACGACGAGCTCAAGCTCCGGCGCAAGAAGAACCTCGTGCAGTCGCAGGCGTTCTCCGAGAAGCTCGAGCAGACGATCTTCCGCTACCGCAACCGCGCGATCGAGACGGTGCAGGTCATCGAGGAGCTGCTTGAGATCGCGCGGGAGGTGAAGGCCGCGCACCAGCGTGGCGAAAAGCTCGGCCTCACCGACGACGAGCTCGCGTTCTACGATGCGCTCGAGACCAACGACTCCGCGGTCGCGGTGCTCGGCGATGCGGTGCTCGCGAAGATCGCGCGCGAGCTGACGCAGACGATCCGCGGCTCGGTCACGATCGACTGGACGATGAAGGAGACCGTCCGCGCGAAGCTGCGCACGCTGGTCAGGCGCAAGCTGCGCCAATGCGGCTACCCGCCTGACAAGACCGAGACGGCAGTTGAAACCATCATCAGACAGGCCGAGTTGCTGGCGGCCAACTGGGCGGCGTAG
- a CDS encoding HsdM family class I SAM-dependent methyltransferase has product MISRLAGGAASARAADAAATPTPPLPPSGPRAKTQEPKSGGDLGFERTLFQAADKLRNNLDAAEYKHVVLGLIFLKYISDAFDELHAKLAAEVDQGADPEDPDEYRAERVFWVPKEARWTTLQANAKQATIGQLIDDAMVAIERDNPSLKGVLPKNYGRPQLDKQRLGELVDLIGTIALGSKADQSKDILGRVYEYFLGEFALAEGKKGGQFYTPGSVVRLLVEMLAPYKGRVYDPACGSGGMFVSSERFIQEHGGRVGDISVFGQESNPTTWRLAKMNLAIRGIEANLGPENADTFHRDLHPDLRADYVIANPPFNDSDWGGDRLREDPRWKYGIPPARNANFAWVQHFVHHLAPSGQAGFVLANGSMSSNQSGEGEIRKSIVEADLVDCMVALPGQLFYSTQIPACLWFLARDKRDKRFRDRRGEILFIDARKLGRMIDRVQRELTDEDVARIAATYHAWRGDKGAGTYEDVAGFCKSDTLDEVRAHQHVLTPGRYVGAEDVEDDDEPFEVKFPRLVKKLEEQFAESDRLGAVVRASLAGLTDG; this is encoded by the coding sequence ATGATCTCGCGGCTCGCCGGAGGCGCAGCGTCGGCACGCGCCGCGGACGCTGCGGCGACGCCTACGCCGCCCCTGCCTCCGAGCGGACCGCGCGCCAAGACGCAGGAGCCGAAGAGCGGCGGCGACCTCGGCTTCGAGCGCACTCTCTTCCAGGCCGCGGACAAGCTCCGCAACAACCTCGACGCGGCCGAGTACAAGCACGTCGTCCTCGGCCTGATCTTCCTCAAGTACATCTCGGACGCGTTCGACGAGCTGCACGCGAAGCTCGCCGCCGAGGTCGACCAGGGCGCGGATCCCGAGGACCCCGACGAGTACCGCGCCGAGCGCGTCTTCTGGGTGCCGAAGGAGGCGCGGTGGACCACGCTTCAGGCCAACGCGAAGCAGGCGACGATCGGCCAGCTGATCGACGACGCGATGGTCGCGATCGAGCGCGACAACCCGTCGCTCAAGGGCGTGCTGCCGAAGAACTACGGCCGCCCGCAGCTCGACAAGCAGCGCCTCGGCGAGCTGGTCGACCTGATCGGCACCATCGCCCTCGGCTCCAAGGCCGACCAGAGCAAGGACATCCTCGGCCGCGTCTACGAGTACTTCCTCGGCGAGTTCGCGCTCGCCGAGGGCAAGAAGGGCGGGCAGTTCTACACGCCGGGCTCGGTCGTGCGCCTGCTCGTCGAGATGCTCGCGCCCTACAAGGGCCGCGTCTACGACCCGGCGTGCGGCTCGGGCGGCATGTTCGTCTCCTCCGAGCGCTTCATCCAGGAGCACGGCGGGCGCGTGGGCGACATCAGCGTCTTCGGGCAGGAGTCGAATCCGACGACGTGGCGGCTCGCGAAGATGAACCTCGCGATCCGCGGCATCGAGGCGAACCTCGGCCCCGAGAACGCCGACACCTTCCACCGCGACCTGCACCCCGACCTGCGCGCCGACTACGTCATCGCGAACCCGCCCTTCAACGACTCCGACTGGGGCGGCGATCGGCTGCGCGAGGACCCGCGCTGGAAGTACGGCATCCCGCCCGCGCGCAACGCGAACTTCGCGTGGGTGCAGCACTTCGTCCACCACCTCGCACCGAGCGGCCAGGCGGGCTTCGTCCTCGCGAACGGCTCGATGTCGTCGAACCAGTCGGGCGAGGGTGAGATCCGCAAGAGCATCGTCGAGGCGGATCTCGTCGACTGCATGGTCGCGCTGCCCGGCCAGCTCTTCTACTCGACGCAGATCCCCGCGTGCCTGTGGTTCCTGGCGCGCGACAAGCGCGACAAGCGCTTCCGCGATCGCCGCGGCGAGATCCTCTTCATCGACGCCCGCAAGCTCGGCCGGATGATCGACCGCGTGCAGCGCGAGCTGACCGACGAGGACGTCGCGCGCATCGCCGCGACCTACCACGCGTGGCGCGGCGACAAGGGCGCGGGCACTTACGAGGACGTCGCGGGCTTCTGCAAGAGCGACACGCTCGACGAGGTGCGCGCTCATCAGCACGTGCTCACGCCGGGCCGCTACGTCGGAGCGGAGGACGTCGAGGACGACGACGAGCCCTTCGAGGTGAAGTTCCCGAGGCTGGTGAAGAAGCTGGAGGAGCAGTTCGCCGAGAGCGACCGGCTCGGCGCCGTGGTTCGCGCGAGTCTAGCCGGGCTGACCGATGGCTGA
- a CDS encoding ParB/RepB/Spo0J family partition protein has protein sequence MGTTERAIVSESMLHLAPEDLVLIGVDTPHRKGEHALFDERVFLPLDENMLHSIEMVGVLRPIFVRQVGARYQVVDGRRRVLHAREVNRVLRERDGEAPRTIRAIVQEGDDAHVFGLSRLANRGAKPEHAIQTAEAAQQLLTDGKTLSEIAAYLSIGVPMVRNYLSLLELDALVREAVANETVTMTAALKLVVLPAELQVVALEELLRGENRTVAAAVAVRNRLCTSEVDGKSAREPPPARRVVQRLLADPAAFGLGHVREDFWLGVRWALGFVPSSRIRGMTEAVSNALRSGRKHKDAKVDAADVGDESTHRDEP, from the coding sequence ATGGGTACGACCGAGCGCGCGATCGTCTCGGAAAGCATGCTGCACCTGGCCCCCGAGGACCTGGTGCTCATTGGTGTCGATACGCCACATCGAAAAGGGGAGCACGCGCTGTTCGATGAGCGCGTCTTCCTGCCTCTCGACGAGAACATGCTCCACTCGATCGAGATGGTCGGAGTGCTCAGGCCGATCTTCGTGCGACAGGTCGGAGCCCGCTACCAAGTTGTCGATGGTCGTCGCCGGGTGCTTCACGCGCGCGAGGTGAATCGCGTCCTGCGCGAGCGCGATGGGGAAGCGCCTCGCACGATCCGCGCGATCGTCCAGGAGGGGGACGACGCACACGTCTTCGGGCTTTCGCGACTCGCGAATCGCGGCGCCAAACCCGAGCATGCGATCCAGACCGCAGAGGCGGCGCAGCAGCTTCTGACGGATGGCAAGACGCTCAGCGAAATTGCGGCGTACCTCAGTATTGGCGTCCCGATGGTCCGCAATTATCTCAGCTTGCTCGAGCTCGACGCGCTGGTGCGCGAGGCAGTCGCGAACGAAACAGTGACGATGACCGCTGCGCTGAAGCTCGTGGTGCTCCCTGCGGAGCTGCAGGTTGTGGCGCTCGAGGAGCTCCTGCGGGGCGAGAATCGAACCGTTGCCGCAGCCGTGGCGGTACGAAATCGTTTGTGCACGAGCGAAGTCGACGGGAAGTCCGCGCGCGAACCTCCGCCTGCCCGCCGTGTCGTCCAGCGACTCCTTGCAGACCCCGCGGCGTTCGGTCTTGGGCACGTCAGGGAGGACTTCTGGCTCGGGGTCCGATGGGCCCTCGGGTTCGTGCCGAGCTCGCGGATTCGCGGGATGACGGAGGCGGTCAGCAATGCACTCCGGTCCGGGCGCAAGCACAAGGATGCGAAGGTCGATGCCGCCGACGTGGGCGATGAGTCGACGCATCGGGATGAGCCGTGA
- a CDS encoding restriction endonuclease subunit S: MAERTTVRLGDCCEITDYVANGSFEALRNNVQYLDAPGYAVLVRLVDHSNGWNGNYVFVSESAFRFLRKSEVAPGDVIVANVGANAGTVFRAPRLPYPMTLGPNAVLCRPDRQILLRDFLYYFLSSPPGQDLLRSIVSGSAQPKFNKTDLRNAAVPAPSLPQQRAIAAVLGALDDKIDLNRRMSETLEETARALFKSWFVDFDPVRAKAEGRQPFGMDAATAALFPASFDDSETGEVPKGWAVDALDGIASFLNGLALQKFPPIEGRPVLPVIKIAQLRAGAPNERELADAAVPAQYVIEDGDLLFSWSGSLLVDVWCGGRGALNQHLFKVTSDRCPKWFFKGWLDHHLPSFQAIAADKATTMGHIQRRHLTEAKVAIPPQAVITAAGGTFEPMLARAVSSRVESRTLAELRDYLLPKLLSGEVRMRDAEKLVGEAT; encoded by the coding sequence ATGGCTGAGCGCACCACTGTTCGCCTCGGTGACTGCTGCGAAATCACCGACTACGTCGCGAACGGGAGCTTCGAAGCTCTCCGCAATAACGTGCAGTACCTCGATGCACCGGGGTACGCCGTGCTCGTCCGGCTCGTCGACCACAGCAACGGCTGGAACGGCAACTACGTCTTCGTCTCGGAGAGCGCGTTCCGGTTTCTCCGCAAGAGCGAGGTCGCGCCTGGTGACGTGATCGTCGCGAATGTCGGTGCCAACGCAGGAACCGTGTTCCGCGCGCCGCGGCTCCCGTACCCGATGACACTGGGACCCAACGCGGTCCTGTGCCGTCCTGATCGTCAGATCCTCTTGCGCGACTTCCTCTACTACTTTCTGTCCTCGCCGCCTGGACAAGATCTGCTGCGCTCGATCGTCTCGGGGAGCGCGCAGCCGAAGTTCAACAAGACGGACCTGCGCAACGCCGCGGTCCCCGCACCTTCCCTTCCCCAGCAGCGCGCCATCGCCGCGGTGCTCGGCGCGCTCGACGACAAGATCGACCTGAACCGCCGGATGAGCGAGACGCTCGAGGAGACGGCGAGGGCGCTCTTCAAGTCGTGGTTCGTCGACTTCGATCCGGTGCGCGCGAAGGCCGAAGGCCGGCAGCCGTTCGGGATGGACGCTGCGACCGCTGCCCTGTTCCCGGCGTCGTTCGATGACTCGGAGACCGGCGAGGTGCCGAAGGGCTGGGCCGTCGACGCGCTCGACGGCATCGCGAGCTTCCTGAACGGGTTGGCGCTCCAGAAGTTCCCGCCGATCGAAGGTCGTCCTGTGCTGCCCGTGATCAAGATCGCCCAGCTCCGTGCGGGTGCACCGAACGAGCGCGAACTCGCGGACGCCGCGGTTCCGGCGCAGTACGTCATCGAAGACGGCGACCTCCTGTTCTCGTGGTCGGGCTCGTTGTTGGTGGACGTCTGGTGCGGCGGGCGCGGCGCGCTCAACCAGCATCTATTCAAGGTCACGTCCGACCGATGCCCGAAATGGTTCTTCAAGGGCTGGCTCGATCATCACCTGCCCTCGTTCCAAGCGATCGCGGCGGACAAGGCGACCACGATGGGGCACATCCAGCGCCGGCACCTCACGGAGGCGAAGGTCGCCATTCCGCCGCAGGCGGTGATCACTGCGGCAGGCGGGACCTTCGAGCCGATGCTGGCTCGAGCTGTTTCGAGCCGTGTCGAGTCCCGCACGCTCGCGGAGCTGCGCGACTACCTCCTGCCCAAGCTCCTCTCGGGCGAGGTCCGCATGCGGGACGCCGAGAAGCTCGTCGGAGAGGCGACATGA
- a CDS encoding N-6 DNA methylase, whose protein sequence is MDPWCGTGLLLADAVERVRRDAGDVPRLHGTHPSLEAVSMARVLTFLADGEPDVRVAHALTAPVPDHAGAFDTVISVLPFNMRTPDHLHLASGGRFRFGAPSRTADLLLVQHAISLLDANGRAALVVPRGPLFRSGAEAEVRRGLIEADLIDAVIALPPGLLSSTSLPIVVLVLGRDRPAARKGRTLFVRVGAARERLKDLSQPVVDSVLRLVREYRDHDTEDCRARVVSASELRAAEYSLDPNRFFEDEASETLAPDAADLAREVAELRAAEESARARTAGALANLVAAGRG, encoded by the coding sequence ATCGATCCCTGGTGCGGAACGGGGCTCCTGCTCGCCGATGCAGTCGAACGCGTCCGACGCGATGCTGGCGATGTCCCGCGGCTCCACGGGACGCACCCCTCGCTCGAGGCGGTCTCGATGGCACGCGTCCTCACGTTCCTCGCCGACGGCGAGCCCGACGTGCGCGTGGCGCACGCGCTGACGGCCCCCGTACCCGATCACGCAGGTGCGTTCGACACGGTGATCAGCGTGCTTCCGTTCAACATGCGAACGCCCGATCACCTGCACCTCGCGTCGGGGGGTCGCTTCCGGTTCGGTGCGCCGTCGAGAACCGCGGATTTGCTCCTGGTCCAGCACGCGATCTCGCTGTTGGACGCGAACGGCCGCGCAGCGCTCGTCGTCCCCCGCGGCCCGCTGTTCCGGAGCGGTGCCGAGGCGGAAGTGCGGCGTGGGCTCATCGAAGCGGACCTGATCGACGCCGTGATCGCGTTGCCGCCGGGGTTGCTGTCCTCGACGAGTCTCCCGATCGTCGTGCTCGTCCTCGGTCGCGATCGACCCGCCGCGCGCAAGGGGCGCACGCTCTTCGTGCGCGTGGGTGCAGCGCGAGAGCGCCTCAAGGATCTCTCGCAGCCGGTGGTCGACTCGGTGCTGCGATTGGTCCGCGAGTACCGCGACCACGACACGGAGGACTGCCGCGCTCGAGTCGTGTCGGCATCGGAGCTCCGCGCCGCCGAGTACTCGCTCGACCCCAACAGGTTCTTCGAGGACGAAGCGAGCGAGACCCTGGCGCCCGACGCCGCGGACCTCGCGCGCGAGGTTGCCGAGCTCCGCGCGGCGGAAGAGTCTGCGCGCGCCCGAACGGCGGGTGCCCTCGCGAATCTCGTCGCCGCAGGTCGGGGCTGA
- a CDS encoding GP88 family protein: protein MAAITIKLEHQSALTELDRAIASLARVELVGATKRSRERSSGLGSAPEDDTGALRIASEALQKSHAQLEQMAWIRAVLQRALVGNRITPVLDGRQVWLELEHALPTVPAWNPPAQENLRRFQLLSWTSKMGTPSFSLPAGAITMGGTCPGANAGQSVVPLSTLRRAARRVSEQIGAPVHFAQAICQHCYAEGGQYSTASVQYAQLVRLAFVSEMLTSREGQGDLTALFDYAIKNANYYLDGRRGSLDPVEGWRRARGERDCRRYFRLHDSGDFFSPGYLAIWKSVANLNPDVSFWAPSRVWVNEMLREAVNAVNGPAEHSNLVIRPSAFHINEAAPDARELGVGWAAGATTYKDSLKPDGPRVMARGGRRPPYDWDCQAYDSANELASCREARAPDGRIGCRACWTYGTRTPEGAPGGLAINYTLH from the coding sequence ATGGCCGCGATCACGATCAAGCTCGAACACCAGTCGGCTCTGACGGAACTCGACCGCGCGATCGCGTCGCTCGCGCGGGTGGAGCTCGTGGGGGCTACGAAGCGATCGCGCGAGCGCTCCTCCGGTCTGGGGAGCGCGCCGGAGGACGACACGGGCGCGCTCCGAATTGCCAGCGAGGCCCTGCAGAAGTCGCACGCTCAGCTCGAACAGATGGCGTGGATACGTGCGGTATTGCAGCGCGCGCTCGTGGGCAACCGCATCACACCCGTGCTCGATGGTCGGCAGGTGTGGCTCGAGCTCGAGCATGCGCTGCCGACGGTGCCGGCGTGGAACCCGCCGGCGCAGGAGAACCTGCGCCGATTTCAGTTGCTGTCGTGGACGAGCAAGATGGGCACGCCGTCATTCAGCCTCCCCGCCGGAGCGATTACGATGGGCGGCACCTGTCCCGGCGCGAACGCCGGTCAGTCTGTCGTGCCGCTCTCGACGCTGCGCCGCGCAGCTCGCAGAGTGAGCGAGCAGATCGGCGCGCCGGTGCATTTCGCACAGGCCATCTGTCAGCACTGCTACGCGGAAGGCGGGCAGTACTCGACCGCGTCGGTCCAGTACGCGCAGCTCGTGCGGCTGGCATTCGTCAGCGAGATGCTCACGTCGCGGGAGGGGCAGGGAGATCTCACCGCGCTGTTCGACTACGCGATCAAGAACGCCAACTACTACCTCGATGGGCGCCGCGGATCTCTCGACCCCGTCGAGGGCTGGCGCCGAGCTCGAGGGGAGCGCGACTGTCGGCGCTACTTCCGACTGCACGACAGCGGCGATTTCTTCAGCCCCGGCTATCTGGCGATCTGGAAGAGCGTGGCGAACCTGAATCCCGACGTGAGCTTCTGGGCGCCCTCGCGCGTCTGGGTCAATGAGATGCTGCGCGAAGCGGTGAACGCCGTGAACGGTCCGGCCGAGCACTCGAACCTGGTGATCCGTCCGAGCGCGTTTCACATCAACGAGGCCGCTCCCGACGCGCGCGAGCTGGGTGTCGGCTGGGCCGCCGGCGCCACGACGTACAAGGACAGCCTGAAGCCCGACGGACCGCGGGTCATGGCCCGCGGCGGGCGGCGGCCGCCGTACGACTGGGATTGCCAGGCGTACGACTCGGCGAACGAGCTCGCGAGTTGCCGCGAGGCCAGAGCCCCGGACGGGCGCATCGGATGTCGTGCGTGCTGGACGTACGGCACGCGGACACCCGAAGGCGCGCCGGGCGGGCTCGCGATCAACTACACGCTCCACTGA